One part of the Arabidopsis thaliana chromosome 1 sequence genome encodes these proteins:
- the PFA-DSP1 gene encoding Phosphotyrosine protein phosphatases superfamily protein: MKLVEKTTTTEQDNGEDFCRTIIEVSEVNRNVFQAPGGEADPFRVVSGEELHLIPPLNFSMVDNGIFRSGFPDSANFSFLQTLGLRSIIYLCPEPYPESNLQFLKSNGIRLFQFGIEGNKCVPDLDNEISLHLWNSKHQKQGPLTNGLSKTLVHTTYINWNTILFLEYIIVHSI, from the exons CTGCCGCACCATCATCGAGGTTTCCGAGGTTAACAGAAACGTGTTTCAGGCTCCGGGCGGTGAAGCTGATCCCTTTCGAGTTGTCTCCGGCGAAGAACTTCACCTAATTCCGCCGCTCAACTTCTCCATGGTCGATAACGGTATATTCCGGTCTGGATTCCCTGATTCAGCTAACTTCTCCTTTCTCCAGACTCTCGGTCTCCGCTCAATCAT ATACTTGTGCCCGGAGCCCTACCCAGAGAGCAATCTCCAGTTCCTTAAATCCAATGGAATCAGGCTTTTCCAGTTTGGTATTGAAGGCAACAAG TGTGTTCCTGACTTAGACAACGAGATTTCCTTGCATTTATGGAATTCTAAGCATCAGAAACAGGGTCCCTTAACTAATGGACTTTCGAAAACTTTGGTACACACTACATATATTAACTGGAACACGATACTATTTCTGGAATATATCATAGTTCATTCAATTTGA
- the PFA-DSP1 gene encoding Phosphotyrosine protein phosphatases superfamily protein (Phosphotyrosine protein phosphatases superfamily protein; FUNCTIONS IN: phosphatase activity, protein tyrosine phosphatase activity, phosphoprotein phosphatase activity; INVOLVED IN: dephosphorylation; LOCATED IN: cellular_component unknown; EXPRESSED IN: 12 plant structures; EXPRESSED DURING: 8 growth stages; CONTAINS InterPro DOMAIN/s: Protein-tyrosine phosphatase, active site (InterPro:IPR016130), Protein-tyrosine phosphatase, dual specificity phosphatase, eukaryotic (InterPro:IPR020428), Protein-tyrosine phosphatase, SIW14-like (InterPro:IPR004861); BEST Arabidopsis thaliana protein match is: Phosphotyrosine protein phosphatases superfamily protein (TAIR:AT2G32960.1); Has 580 Blast hits to 572 proteins in 119 species: Archae - 0; Bacteria - 14; Metazoa - 1; Fungi - 314; Plants - 145; Viruses - 0; Other Eukaryotes - 106 (source: NCBI BLink).) encodes MKLVEKTTTTEQDNGEDFCRTIIEVSEVNRNVFQAPGGEADPFRVVSGEELHLIPPLNFSMVDNGIFRSGFPDSANFSFLQTLGLRSIIYLCPEPYPESNLQFLKSNGIRLFQFGIEGNKCVPDLDNEISLHLWNSKHQKQGPLTNGLSKTLEPFVNIPDHKIRMALKVLLDEKNHPVLIHCKRGKHRTGCLVGCLRKLQKWCLTSIFDEYQRFAAAKARVSDQRFMEIFDVSSFSHIPMSFSCSIR; translated from the exons CTGCCGCACCATCATCGAGGTTTCCGAGGTTAACAGAAACGTGTTTCAGGCTCCGGGCGGTGAAGCTGATCCCTTTCGAGTTGTCTCCGGCGAAGAACTTCACCTAATTCCGCCGCTCAACTTCTCCATGGTCGATAACGGTATATTCCGGTCTGGATTCCCTGATTCAGCTAACTTCTCCTTTCTCCAGACTCTCGGTCTCCGCTCAATCAT ATACTTGTGCCCGGAGCCCTACCCAGAGAGCAATCTCCAGTTCCTTAAATCCAATGGAATCAGGCTTTTCCAGTTTGGTATTGAAGGCAACAAG TGTGTTCCTGACTTAGACAACGAGATTTCCTTGCATTTATGGAATTCTAAGCATCAGAAACAGGGTCCCTTAACTAATGGACTTTCGAAAACTTTG GAGCCATTTGTGAATATTCCAGACCATAAAATCCGCATGGCACTGAAAGTGCTTCTAG ATGAGAAAAACCATCCTGTTCTGATTCATTGTAAGCGAGGCAAG CATCGGACCGGTTGTCTTGTTGGTTGCTTGAGGAAGCTCCAGAAATGGTGTTTGACATCGATATTCGACGAGTACCAACGATTTGCAGCAGCGAAAGCTAGAGTTTCAGATCAAAGATTCATGGAGATATTCGATGTTTCCAGCTTCAGTCATATTCCAATGTCATTCTCTTGTTCCATCAGGTAA
- the PFA-DSP1 gene encoding Phosphotyrosine protein phosphatases superfamily protein (Phosphotyrosine protein phosphatases superfamily protein; FUNCTIONS IN: phosphatase activity, protein tyrosine phosphatase activity, phosphoprotein phosphatase activity; INVOLVED IN: dephosphorylation; LOCATED IN: cellular_component unknown; EXPRESSED IN: 12 plant structures; EXPRESSED DURING: 8 growth stages; CONTAINS InterPro DOMAIN/s: Protein-tyrosine phosphatase, active site (InterPro:IPR016130), Protein-tyrosine phosphatase, dual specificity phosphatase, eukaryotic (InterPro:IPR020428), Protein-tyrosine phosphatase, SIW14-like (InterPro:IPR004861); BEST Arabidopsis thaliana protein match is: Phosphotyrosine protein phosphatases superfamily protein (TAIR:AT2G32960.1); Has 669 Blast hits to 655 proteins in 149 species: Archae - 0; Bacteria - 50; Metazoa - 4; Fungi - 355; Plants - 145; Viruses - 0; Other Eukaryotes - 115 (source: NCBI BLink).) produces MKLVEKTTTTEQDNGEDFCRTIIEVSEVNRNVFQAPGGEADPFRVVSGEELHLIPPLNFSMVDNGIFRSGFPDSANFSFLQTLGLRSIIYLCPEPYPESNLQFLKSNGIRLFQFGIEGNKEPFVNIPDHKIRMALKVLLDEKNHPVLIHCKRGKHRTGCLVGCLRKLQKWCLTSIFDEYQRFAAAKARVSDQRFMEIFDVSSFSHIPMSFSCSIR; encoded by the exons CTGCCGCACCATCATCGAGGTTTCCGAGGTTAACAGAAACGTGTTTCAGGCTCCGGGCGGTGAAGCTGATCCCTTTCGAGTTGTCTCCGGCGAAGAACTTCACCTAATTCCGCCGCTCAACTTCTCCATGGTCGATAACGGTATATTCCGGTCTGGATTCCCTGATTCAGCTAACTTCTCCTTTCTCCAGACTCTCGGTCTCCGCTCAATCAT ATACTTGTGCCCGGAGCCCTACCCAGAGAGCAATCTCCAGTTCCTTAAATCCAATGGAATCAGGCTTTTCCAGTTTGGTATTGAAGGCAACAAG GAGCCATTTGTGAATATTCCAGACCATAAAATCCGCATGGCACTGAAAGTGCTTCTAG ATGAGAAAAACCATCCTGTTCTGATTCATTGTAAGCGAGGCAAG CATCGGACCGGTTGTCTTGTTGGTTGCTTGAGGAAGCTCCAGAAATGGTGTTTGACATCGATATTCGACGAGTACCAACGATTTGCAGCAGCGAAAGCTAGAGTTTCAGATCAAAGATTCATGGAGATATTCGATGTTTCCAGCTTCAGTCATATTCCAATGTCATTCTCTTGTTCCATCAGGTAA
- a CDS encoding PPR containing protein, whose product MTPILQQHAKRILACGYKSSLFRSYATLWSPEASQTLLIRVKASLQQHEKQLYTRGLIRIFEIRIDFLKNATRLYLIETLLGLEEADKFFKSIPSNMIDYSTLLTSYARSDDVKPDNVTANTVLKADVKAIKMFMRMWVDEEGIKLERDRIVEMAKVYVRVCLEIYGNVVWNARELLQTLWDDFKKCEEVYRTAVISLSKLDDVEGAEDIYGEGEKKEQNVREQEKE is encoded by the exons ATGACACCGATTCTTCAACAACATGCAAAGCGCATTCTTGCTTGCGGCTACAAGAGTTCTTTGTTCCGTTCCTATGCAACCTTATGGTCACCCGAGGCTAGCCAAACTCTGCTTATTCGGGTCAAAGCGTCTTTGCAGCAACATGAGAAACAATTGTACACCAGAGGGCTCATAAGAATCTTCGAGATTCGGATCGATTTTCTCAAAAACgcga CTCGGCTTTATCTGATTGAGACACTGTTGGGTTTAGAAGAAGCAGACAAGTTCTTCAAAAGTATCCCTTCAAACATGATTGATTACTCCACGCTCTTAACCTCTTACGCGAGATCTGACGATGTGAAACCCGACAATGTCACTGCAAACACTGTTTTGAAGGCCGATGTAAAGGCGATAAAGATGTTTATGAGAATGTgggttgatgaagaaggaatcaAACTGGAGAGAGACAGGATAGTTGAAATGGCAAAGGTTTACGTTAGAGTTTGTTTAGAGATATATGGTAACGTGGTATGGAATGCAAGAGAGTTGCTGCAAACTCTTTGGGATGACTTTAAGAAGTGCGAAGAGGTGTATCGAACAGCGGTTATCTCTTTGTCGAAACTGGATGATGTTGAAGGTGCAGAGGATATATATGGAGagggggaaaaaaaagaacagaacGTAAGGGAACAG GAAAAAGAATAA
- the EFE gene encoding ethylene-forming enzyme (ethylene-forming enzyme (EFE); FUNCTIONS IN: 1-aminocyclopropane-1-carboxylate oxidase activity; INVOLVED IN: response to fungus, ethylene biosynthetic process; EXPRESSED IN: 22 plant structures; EXPRESSED DURING: 13 growth stages; CONTAINS InterPro DOMAIN/s: Oxoglutarate/iron-dependent oxygenase (InterPro:IPR005123); BEST Arabidopsis thaliana protein match is: 2-oxoglutarate (2OG) and Fe(II)-dependent oxygenase superfamily protein (TAIR:AT1G12010.1); Has 8587 Blast hits to 8552 proteins in 1009 species: Archae - 0; Bacteria - 1142; Metazoa - 103; Fungi - 1035; Plants - 4924; Viruses - 0; Other Eukaryotes - 1383 (source: NCBI BLink).) has product MESFPIINLEKLNGEERAITMEKIKDACENWGFFECVNHGISLELLDKVEKMTKEHYKKCMEERFKESIKNRGLDSLRSEVNDVDWESTFYLKHLPVSNISDVPDLDDDYRTLMKDFAGKIEKLSEELLDLLCENLGLEKGYLKKVFYGSKRPTFGTKVSNYPPCPNPDLVKGLRAHTDAGGIILLFQDDKVSGLQLLKDGEWVDVPPVKHSIVVNLGDQLEVITNGKYKSVEHRVLSQTDGEGRMSIASFYNPGSDSVIFPAPELIGKEAEKEKKENYPRFVFEDYMKLYSAVKFQAKEPRFEAMKAMETTVANNVGPLATA; this is encoded by the exons atggagagtTTCCCGATCATCAATCTCGAGAAGCTTaatggagaagagagagcaaTCACTATGGAGAAGATCAAAGACGCTTGTGAAAACTGGGGCTTCTTTGAG TGTGTGAACCATGGGATTTCACTCGAGCTTTTGGACAAAGTGGAGAAGATGACCAAGGAACATTACAAGAAGTGCATGGAAGAGAGATTCAAGGAATCGATTAAGAACAGAGGTCTTGACTCTCTTCGCTCTGAAGTCAACGACGTTGACTGGGAATCCACTTTCTACCTCAAGCACCTTCCCGTCTCTAATATCTCCGATGTCCCTGATCTCGACGACGATTACAG AACGTTAATGAAAGACTTCGCCGGAAAGATAGAGAAGTTGTCGGAGGAGCTACTGGATCTGCTGTGCGAGAATCTCGGTTTAGAGAAGGGTTATTTAAAAAAGGTGTTTTACGGGTCGAAAAGACCGACTTTTGGAACCAAAGTCAGCAATTATCCACCTTGTCCTAATCCGGACCTAGTCAAGGGTCTCCGAGCCCACACCGACGCCGGCGGCATCATCCTCCTCTTCCAAGACGACAAAGTCAGTGGACTTCAGCTTCTTAAAGACGGCGAGTGGGTCGATGTTCCTCCGGTTAAGCATTCAATCGTCGTTAATCTCGGCGATCAACTTGAG GTGATAACCAATGGGAAGTACAAGAGTGTGGAACATAGAGTGCTATCTCAGACAGACGGAGAAGGAAGAATGTCGATCGCATCATTCTATAATCCGGGAAGCGACTCTGTTATTTTTCCGGCGCCGGAGCTGATCGgaaaagaagcagagaaggagaagaaagagaactATCCGAGATTTGTGTTTGAAGATTACATGAAACTCTACTCTGCTGTCAAGTTTCAGGCCAAGGAACCAAGGTTTGAAGCCATGAAAGCTATGGAGACAACTGTGGCCAACAATGTTGGACCATTGGCCACTGCGTGA